From the genome of Ctenopharyngodon idella isolate HZGC_01 chromosome 23, HZGC01, whole genome shotgun sequence, one region includes:
- the impa2 gene encoding inositol monophosphatase 2 isoform X1: protein MEDWSECLDVAVQIARRAGQVVACAAQQEKRVSSKSTPTDLVTETDHQVEELIISTLRHRFPSHRFIGEESSAAGVKCELTDSPTWIIDPIDGTCNFVHSFPMVAVSIGFAVRKELELGVIYHCSDGTLYTARRGHGAFCNGARLQVSRQKDVSKALILTEIGAKRDPATLDIFLGNMRKMLSAPTHGVRIIGSSTLALCHIASGAAEAYYQYGLHCWDIAAAAVIIREAGGCVIDTSGGALDLMSRRVVAAGTREIADYIVKQLQPINYGRDDSDPDGLA from the exons ATGGAGGACTGGAGCGAGTGTTTGGATGTGGCCGTGCAGATCGCGCGCAGAGCCGGACAG GTGGTGGCGTGTGCGGCGCAGCAGGAGAAGCGTGTGAGCAGTAAGAGCACTCCCACAGATCTGGTGACGGAGACGGATCATCAGGTGGAGGAGCTCATCATCTCCACGCTCCGACACAGATTCCCGTCACACAG GTTTATCGGAGAGGAATCATCAGCCGCGGGTGTGAAGTGTGAACTGACCGACAGCCCCACCTGGATCATCGACCCCATCGACGGCACCTGTAACTTTGTGCACAG TTTCCCCATGGTGGCAGTCAGCATCGGGTTTGCAGTGAGGAAGGAG CTGGAGTTGGGCGTGATCTACCACTGCTCCGACGGGACGCTGTACACCGCCAGGAGAGGACACGGAGCCTTCTGCAACGGAGCTCGGCTGCAGGTCTCCAGACAGAAAG ATGTGTCCAAGGCCCTCATTCTCACAGAGATCGGGGCCAAGAGAGATCCTGCAACACTGGACATCTTCCTGGGAAATATGAGGAAGATGTTGAGCGCACCGACTCACGG GGTGAGGATCATTGGCAGCTCAACTCTAGCACTGTGTCACATCGCCAGCGGGGCGGCAGAGGCGTATTATCAGTACGGCCTGCACTGCTGGGACATCGCCGCGGCCGCGGTCATCATCAGAGAGGCGGGAGGATGCGTCATCGACACCAGCG gGGGCGCTCTCGACCTCATGTCCAGACGTGTCGTGGCCGCTGGGACCCGTGAGATCGCAGACTACATCGTAAAGCAGCTGCAGCCCATAAACTACGGCCGTGACGACAGTGACCCAGACGGCCTGGCCTGA
- the impa2 gene encoding inositol monophosphatase 2 isoform X2 has protein sequence MWPCRSRAEPDRFIGEESSAAGVKCELTDSPTWIIDPIDGTCNFVHSFPMVAVSIGFAVRKELELGVIYHCSDGTLYTARRGHGAFCNGARLQVSRQKDVSKALILTEIGAKRDPATLDIFLGNMRKMLSAPTHGVRIIGSSTLALCHIASGAAEAYYQYGLHCWDIAAAAVIIREAGGCVIDTSGGALDLMSRRVVAAGTREIADYIVKQLQPINYGRDDSDPDGLA, from the exons ATGTGGCCGTGCAGATCGCGCGCAGAGCCGGACAG GTTTATCGGAGAGGAATCATCAGCCGCGGGTGTGAAGTGTGAACTGACCGACAGCCCCACCTGGATCATCGACCCCATCGACGGCACCTGTAACTTTGTGCACAG TTTCCCCATGGTGGCAGTCAGCATCGGGTTTGCAGTGAGGAAGGAG CTGGAGTTGGGCGTGATCTACCACTGCTCCGACGGGACGCTGTACACCGCCAGGAGAGGACACGGAGCCTTCTGCAACGGAGCTCGGCTGCAGGTCTCCAGACAGAAAG ATGTGTCCAAGGCCCTCATTCTCACAGAGATCGGGGCCAAGAGAGATCCTGCAACACTGGACATCTTCCTGGGAAATATGAGGAAGATGTTGAGCGCACCGACTCACGG GGTGAGGATCATTGGCAGCTCAACTCTAGCACTGTGTCACATCGCCAGCGGGGCGGCAGAGGCGTATTATCAGTACGGCCTGCACTGCTGGGACATCGCCGCGGCCGCGGTCATCATCAGAGAGGCGGGAGGATGCGTCATCGACACCAGCG gGGGCGCTCTCGACCTCATGTCCAGACGTGTCGTGGCCGCTGGGACCCGTGAGATCGCAGACTACATCGTAAAGCAGCTGCAGCCCATAAACTACGGCCGTGACGACAGTGACCCAGACGGCCTGGCCTGA